One region of Paenibacillus polymyxa M1 genomic DNA includes:
- a CDS encoding Ger(x)C family spore germination protein — translation MSQLGRFIWVLVILFILPGCWNRVELNELWVTAATGVDMMDDGQWMVSYQIIVPSALASGTGGGTGGSSQPASHVFSVKSKTYNQALSYSNLKTSRRIYVAHNRVVYIGKRAAEKGMDRLIDFYLRNTEAREMVNMIVTDGLASDLIKKLLPPEKLQGAAMAELVNKESDMISLFPKVRVYEFVLSMNSDSKSIGVPVAELIGERDYQDEKEAESLDVFKKTSTPLKLALTKLAVFQKGKLKGFLNKKESLGVSYLSQKVSNTEVSFPCGEQSNREMYSSLLVNSADVKLTPRKTNSHYTMQVGVKINGTLSETTCTKDISKTKTIHDLEEEIAKEVTSTINEGWARLQELGVDATGFADRIHRRFPKEWKTVKKDWEQEFKRIELDIQVDARIKRPGLLQKRIGSQT, via the coding sequence ATGTCCCAATTAGGCAGGTTTATTTGGGTCTTGGTCATATTATTCATTTTGCCGGGTTGCTGGAACCGAGTCGAACTGAATGAGCTGTGGGTAACTGCGGCTACAGGAGTAGATATGATGGATGACGGACAGTGGATGGTGTCCTATCAGATTATTGTTCCCTCCGCCCTTGCAAGTGGTACCGGTGGAGGAACGGGAGGGTCTTCTCAACCGGCATCCCATGTATTCTCAGTAAAGTCCAAAACCTATAATCAGGCGTTATCGTACAGCAATTTAAAAACATCAAGACGAATTTACGTAGCACATAATCGTGTTGTATATATCGGCAAAAGAGCGGCTGAGAAGGGAATGGACCGTTTAATCGATTTTTATCTTCGTAATACGGAAGCGAGGGAGATGGTCAATATGATTGTAACGGACGGATTAGCATCCGATCTAATAAAGAAATTATTGCCGCCTGAAAAACTTCAAGGCGCCGCTATGGCTGAATTGGTCAACAAAGAGAGCGATATGATATCGTTGTTTCCAAAAGTTAGGGTTTATGAGTTCGTATTAAGTATGAACTCGGATTCCAAATCTATTGGAGTACCAGTCGCCGAGTTGATTGGAGAAAGGGACTATCAGGATGAGAAGGAAGCAGAGAGTCTGGATGTCTTCAAAAAAACCTCAACCCCGCTCAAGCTGGCACTGACTAAATTGGCGGTGTTCCAAAAAGGAAAGCTCAAAGGGTTTCTCAACAAGAAAGAGAGTCTGGGAGTATCTTATCTGTCTCAAAAGGTTAGCAATACTGAAGTTTCGTTTCCATGCGGTGAACAATCTAATAGGGAAATGTACTCTTCCCTGCTAGTAAACTCTGCTGATGTAAAGCTTACACCCAGAAAAACGAATTCTCATTACACTATGCAGGTTGGAGTGAAAATTAACGGGACTTTAAGTGAAACAACATGCACTAAGGATATTTCCAAGACGAAGACCATACATGATTTGGAAGAAGAGATTGCAAAAGAAGTGACCAGTACGATAAATGAGGGCTGGGCTAGACTTCAGGAACTTGGGGTAGATGCAACTGGTTTCGCTGACCGGATTCACCGGAGGTTCCCAAAAGAGTGGAAGACAGTGAAAAAAGACTGGGAGCAGGAATTCAAGAGGATAGAACTGGACATTCAAGTGGATGCACGGATTAAGCGTCCTGGACTCCTACAAAAGCGTATCGGAAGTCAAACCTAA